In the genome of Osmerus mordax isolate fOsmMor3 chromosome 15, fOsmMor3.pri, whole genome shotgun sequence, one region contains:
- the rnf6 gene encoding LOW QUALITY PROTEIN: E3 ubiquitin-protein ligase RNF6 (The sequence of the model RefSeq protein was modified relative to this genomic sequence to represent the inferred CDS: inserted 2 bases in 1 codon), with product MVMDPPGGRDERRRQAERLRREEAYYHFINELSEEEYRLMRDSNLLGTPGEVTAEELRQRLDGAKERVSSQPRPEPRLQNPEAGEEESSSGAAEPGTEPSNGDSLLEWLNTFRRTGNATRSGQSGNQTWRAVSRTNPNSGEFRFSLEININHEQPEPGEHSEAPDPTELPLPPSXPRPQPPYALPPTRPPPRPSPYTPPRITPYTSARPTLSRRAQTRRTRSSTTPPVTAPPPSTPVAPVTPAPRRGVALHLPSAPPVVPPSPHNPSSLSLPQPPRAAVAEGQEEAAAAPDCPRVALQAGGSPGPLAGREPRSSRTRSRGRIRRATAGVGASSRSSRRSRSPLQRSPAPGVALPSSGGSSSSSSNAHTAEPGHGTPSVPIATAEAAAEPAPLTEPVPEAGEQEGESHAAGGAGTGVRRHPTIMLDLQVRRIRPGENRDRDSIASRTRSRARAAENTVTFESDSGGFRRTISRSERAGIRTYVSTIRIPLRRISETGLGEPSSTALRSILRQIMTGFGELSSLMETEADSESAAPAHPDPNGPNVTATAQAYRIHSNEGMLGHVGAAGAEPAREGLAGSVEEEAQARLGGGVANPNEGRPTSRDTNNLVENGTLPILRLAHFFLLNDEEDEEHPRGLTKEQIDNLATRTYGQASLEGELGRACSVCINEYAQGNKLRRLPCAHEFHIHCIDRWLSENNTCPICRQPILAVHQD from the exons ATGGTGATGGACCCTCCTGGTGGGCGAGATGAGCGAAGGAGACAGGCGGAGCGTCTTCGACGGGAGGAGGCGTACTATCACTTCATCAACGAGCTAAGCGAAGAAGAATACCGTCTCATGAGAGACAGTAACCTGCTGGGCACACCTG GGGAGGTGACGGCAGAGGAGCTGCGGCAGCGCCTGGACGGAGCGAAGGAGCGCGTGTCGTCCCAGCCCCGCCCTGAGCCACGCCTGCAGAACcctgaggcaggagaggaggagagcagcagtg GGGCTGCTGAGCCAGGAACGGAGCCCTCAAACGGGGACTCACTGCTGGAGTGGCTGAACACGTTCCGGCGTACTGGCAACGCCACCCGCAGCGGGCAGAGCGGCAACCAGACCTGGCGCGCGGTCAGCCGCACCAACCCCAACAGCGGGGAGTTCCGCTTCAGCCTGGAGATCAACATCAACCACGAGCAGCCGGAGCCAGGGGAGCACAGCGAGGCTCCCGACCCCACGGAGCTGCCCCTTCCCCCCTC TCCACGGCCTCAGCCTCCATACGCACTGCCCcctacacgcccccccccccggccatcGCCCTACACCCCCCCAAGGATCACTCCGTACACCTCGGCACGCCCCACTTTGAGTAGGAGGGCTCAGACACGGCGCACTCGCAGCAGCACCACCCCTCCGGTCaccgccccacccccctctaCCCCGGTGGCCCCTGTTACCCCGGCTCCAAGAAGAGGTGTGGCCTTGCACCTCCCATCCGCCCCTCCCGTTGTGCCCCCTAGCCCTCACAATCCGAgtagcctctctctgcctcagcccccCAGAGCAGCCGTggcggaggggcaggaggaggcggCTGCTGCCCCAGACTGTCCCCGCGTGGCCCTCCAGGCCGGCGGCTCCCCGGGGCCGCTAGCGGGTCGAGAGCCACGCAGCAGCAGGACTCGATCCCGCGGACGGATCCGCAGGGCGACCGCAGGGGTCGGGGCCTCCTCCCGGTCGTCACGGCGAAGCCGGTCCCCTCTGCAGAGGAGCCCCGCCCCCGGCGTTGCCCTGCCCTCTAGtggcggcagcagcagcagcagctccaacGCCCACACTGCCGAGCCTGGCCATGGAACCCCCTCTGTTCCCATAGCGACGGCGGAGGCTGCAGCAGAGCCGGCTCCTCTGACGGAGCCCGTCCCCGAGGCGGGGGAACAGGAGGGTGAGTCGCACGCGGCCGGCGGAGCGGGAACAGGCGTGCGGCGACACCCCACCATCATGCTAGATCTGCAGGTGAGGCGGATCCGTCCGGGGGAGAACCGCGACCGGGACAGCATCGCCAGCAGGACACGCTCACGGGCCCGAGCCGCGGAGAACACCGTCACCTTCGAGAGCGACAGCGGCGGCTTCCGGCGCACCATCTCCCGCTCGGAGCGGGCCGGGATCCGAACCTACGTGAGCACCATCCGGATCCCCCTGAGGCGCATCAGCGAGACGGGGCTGGGGGAGCCCAGCTCCACCGCCCTCAGGTCCATCCTGCGGCAGATCATGACGGGCTTCGGAGAGCTCAGCTCTCTCATGGAGACGGAGGCCGACTCGGAGAGCGCCGCGCCCGCCCACCCCGACCCCAACGGCCCCAACGTCACAGCCACCGCGCAGGCCTACCGGATCCACAGCAACGAGGGCATGCTGGGCCACGTGGGCGCCGCGGGGGCGGAGCCTGCGAGGGAGGGGCTAGCGGGgtcggtggaggaggaggctcaGGCGAGGTTAGGAGGGGGCGTGGCCAACCCCAATGAGGGCCGGCCCACCAGCAGGGACACCAACAACCTGGTGGAGAACGGAACGCTGCCCATCCTGCGGCTGGCACACTTCTTCCTGCTCaacgacgaggaggacgaggaacaCCCTCGCGGCCTGACCAAAGAGCAGATCGACAATCTGGCCACGCGCACCTACGGCCAGGCCAGCTTGGAGGGCGAGCTGGGCCGAGCGTGCAGCGTCTGCATCAACGAGTACGCCCAGGGCAACAAGCTGCGCCGTCTGCCCTGCGCCCACGAGTTCCACATCCACTGCATCGACCGCTGGCTGTCTGAAAACAACACCTGCCCCATCTGCAGGCAGCCCATCCTCGCCGTACACCAagactga